From the genome of Ictalurus furcatus strain D&B chromosome 4, Billie_1.0, whole genome shotgun sequence, one region includes:
- the ccpg1 gene encoding cell cycle progression protein 1 isoform X4, which translates to MSESSSDTESSCGWTVISNEGSDIETLGPDIVTDYDPEEAAGASAPEQPVSLQDADAEAVEQSSLDVTIKELETALEAEPGQQVGKEAGLEDHVHLCSSSDHSDIVTLGDAREAELGVWEEPVAREDEETGNEELYLGTSSSSQYTFSAAETIFPAECAARRGSSSTSEEDEDAETKASPGVVRRRRLRRNTAGSEPEKEQDGDGHEDEVEVEAEEQREARVQHQRQNSGTLNKCILLALVIAISMGFGHFYGTVQIQERQRLVVKTRVNELSDISRDAVESLKDELEEKQDMVMSLTGIMDKITKENQHLRAREAELQAQRQDLLAQLQQAKSEMDSRQKQLASENRALKSTLEREEASLSALQDELRYLRSQIRELEEQGAGADSILSENQRLKDHLLEEKQRIRSFLSQKEALMVKVQVLRKELDMERKVTDKLKEELEEMSQRDTGMRREGEVDVETEGLQVRLRELEKKLSFEQQRSDLWERLYVESKEDQAKGDTQPKTRKSKEGMLGKVKETFDAVKNSTKEFVHHHKEQIKKAKEAVKENLRKFSDSVKSTFRHLKDSTSNVLGRIRRPQDKRFNERKDAKTEQQGFQQESFKEQQNKRSEEEHWQHHRPLHQHPRKSTVDSSFQADRNTRKPGAQKQQRSTACKAMPKGCTGVFDCAYQESMSLFNKAMEPIRADEFHQLLRSYLQQEVGHFHHWRELDSFINRFFQNGLFIHDQMLFTDFVSGVEDYLVDMDEYQDGDDDVFEDLDDYVYKHFFGETYSEPNAPRWLYFECSEWEGTF; encoded by the exons ATGTCGGAAAGCTCGAGTGACACTGAGTCCTCGTGCGGATGGACCGTCATCAGCAACGAG GGCTCGGATATCGAGACTCTGGGACCCGACATCGTGACGGATTATGATCCAGAAGAGGCAGCTGGAGCTTCTGCGCCAGAGCAGCCCGTTTCTTTACAAG ACGCGGACGCGGAGGCGGTGGAACAATCCTCTTTGGACGTCACGATTAAGGAGTTAGAGACGGCGCTGGAAGCCGAGCCCGGGCAACAG gtgggaaAGGAGGCGGGTCTAGAGGACCATGTGCATCTCTGCTCTTCCAGCGATCACTCTGACATCGTCACCCTTGGCGACGCCAGGGAGGCGGAGCTCGGGGTGTGGGAGGAGCCTGTTGCTAGGGAGGACGAGGAAACGGGGAACGAGGAGCTCTACTTGGGGACGTCGTCAAGCAGCCAGTACACGTTCAGTGCTGCAGAGACGA TTTTCCCAGCAGAGTGCGCCGCACGCAGAGGCTCCAGTAGCACCAGCGAGGAAGACGAGGACGCCGAGACGAAGGCCAGCCCGGGGGTGGTTCGGAGGCGCAGGCTGAGGAGGAACACGGCTGGTTCAGAGCCGGAGAAAGAGCAG gatggAGATGGTCATGAGGATGAGGTGGAGGTGGAAGCTGAGGAGCAGAGAGAAGCTCGCGTCCAACATCAGCGACAGAACAGCGGAACCCTGAACAAGTGCATCCTCCTCGCCCTCGTCATAGCCATCAGCATGGGCTTCGGGCATTTCTACG GCACGGTGCAGATCCAGGAGAGGCAGCGGCTGGTGGTGAAAACTCGAGTGAACGAGCTGAGCGACATCAGCAGG GATGCAGTTGAGAGTCTGAAGGATGAGCTAGAGGAGAAGCAAGACATGGTGATGTCCCTGACAGGCATTATGGATAAGATTACCAAGGAGAATCAGCATCTCAGAGCCAGAGAGGCTGAACTACAG GCTCAGAGGCAAGATTTACTCGCACAGCTTCAGCAGGCCAAGAGCGAGATGGATTCCCGTCAGAAGCAACTTGCCTCGGAGAACCGGGCTTTGAAGAGCACTCTGGAACGAGAGGAGGCATCTCTCTCGGCACTGCAGGACGAGCTCCGGTATCTCCGGTCTCAGATCCGCGAGCTCGAGGAGCAAGGAGCTGGCGCTGACTCAATCCTCTCTGAGAACCAGCGCCTAAAGGACCACCTCCTAGAGGAGAAGCAGAGGATCCGGAGCTTCCTCAGCCAGAAGGAGGCACTGATGGTGAAGGTTCAGGTGCTTCGGAAGGAGCTTGATATGGAGAGGAAAGTGACGGATAAGCTGAAGGAGGAGCTGGAAGAGATGAGTCAGCGAGATACTGGGATGCGAAGGGAAGGAGAGGTTGATGTCGAAACTGAGGGACTCCAGGTTCGACTTCGGGAACTGGAGAAGAAGCTTAGCTTTGAGCAGCAGCGTTCCGACCTGTGGGAGCGACTGTACGTGGAGTCAAAGGAAGACCAAGCCAAAGGGGACACTCAACCCAAGACCAGGAAATCCAAAGAAGGCATGCTCGGGAAGGTCAAGGAGACGTTTGATGCGGTGAAGAACTCAACCAAGGAGTTTGTTCACCACCACAAGGAGCAGATCAAGAAAGCCAAGGAAGCCGTCAAGGAGAACCTTAGGAAGTTTTCAGACTCTGTCAAATCTACGTTTAGGCATTTGAAGGACTCCACATCAAATGTATTAGGGAGAATCCGAAGGCCACAGGACAAAAGATTCAACGAGAGGAAGGATGCAAAAACGGAACAGCAAGGATTTCAGCAAGAGAGTTTCAAAGAACAGCAGAACAAACGTTCAGAGGAAGAACACTGGCAGCACCACCGGCCCCTTCACCAGCATCCTCGGAAATCCACAGTGGACTCCTCCTTCCAGGCAGACCGCAACACGCGCAAGCCAGGTGCCCAGAAGCAGCAACGGTCTACGGCATGCAAAGCTATGCCTAAAGGATGCACTGGCGTCTTTGACTGCGCCTACCAAGAATCCATGAGCCTCTTTAACAAGGCCATGGAGCCCATAAGAGCGGACGAGTTCCACCAGCTCCTGCGAAGCTACCTGCAGCAAGAAGTGGGTCATTTCCATCACTGGAGGGAGCTTGATAGCTTCATCAACAGGTTCTTCCAGAACGGACTCTTTATTCACGATCAGATGCTGTTCACGGACTTCGTCAGCGGAGTAGAAGACTACCTGGTGGACATGGACGAGTACCAGGACGGGGATGACGACGTTTTTGAGGATCTGGATGATTACGTATATAAGCACTTCTTCGGAGAGACGTACTCGGAACCGAATGCTCCAAG GTGGCTATATTTCGAGTGCTCAGAATGGGAAGGAACTTTCTAA
- the ccpg1 gene encoding cell cycle progression protein 1 isoform X3 yields MSESSSDTESSCGWTVISNEGSDIETLGPDIVTDYDPEEAAGASAPEQPVSLQDADAEAVEQSSLDVTIKELETALEAEPGQQVGKEAGLEDHVHLCSSSDHSDIVTLGDAREAELGVWEEPVAREDEETGNEELYLGTSSSSQYTFSAAETIFPAECAARRGSSSTSEEDEDAETKASPGVVRRRRLRRNTAGSEPEKEQDGDGHEDEVEVEAEEQREARVQHQRQNSGTLNKCILLALVIAISMGFGHFYGTVQIQERQRLVVKTRVNELSDISRAQRQDLLAQLQQAKSEMDSRQKQLASENRALKSTLEREEASLSALQDELRYLRSQIRELEEQGAGADSILSENQRLKDHLLEEKQRIRSFLSQKEALMVKVQVLRKELDMERKVTDKLKEELEEMSQRDTGMRREGEVDVETEGLQVRLRELEKKLSFEQQRSDLWERLYVESKEDQAKGDTQPKTRKSKEGMLGKVKETFDAVKNSTKEFVHHHKEQIKKAKEAVKENLRKFSDSVKSTFRHLKDSTSNVLGRIRRPQDKRFNERKDAKTEQQGFQQESFKEQQNKRSEEEHWQHHRPLHQHPRKSTVDSSFQADRNTRKPGAQKQQRSTACKAMPKGCTGVFDCAYQESMSLFNKAMEPIRADEFHQLLRSYLQQEVGHFHHWRELDSFINRFFQNGLFIHDQMLFTDFVSGVEDYLVDMDEYQDGDDDVFEDLDDYVYKHFFGETYSEPNAPSRPFEGPGSKVKPERECQQHQQQRKHQHSRTLPPRDRKWARSGRSSDRHFADVKIELGPMPFDPKY; encoded by the exons ATGTCGGAAAGCTCGAGTGACACTGAGTCCTCGTGCGGATGGACCGTCATCAGCAACGAG GGCTCGGATATCGAGACTCTGGGACCCGACATCGTGACGGATTATGATCCAGAAGAGGCAGCTGGAGCTTCTGCGCCAGAGCAGCCCGTTTCTTTACAAG ACGCGGACGCGGAGGCGGTGGAACAATCCTCTTTGGACGTCACGATTAAGGAGTTAGAGACGGCGCTGGAAGCCGAGCCCGGGCAACAG gtgggaaAGGAGGCGGGTCTAGAGGACCATGTGCATCTCTGCTCTTCCAGCGATCACTCTGACATCGTCACCCTTGGCGACGCCAGGGAGGCGGAGCTCGGGGTGTGGGAGGAGCCTGTTGCTAGGGAGGACGAGGAAACGGGGAACGAGGAGCTCTACTTGGGGACGTCGTCAAGCAGCCAGTACACGTTCAGTGCTGCAGAGACGA TTTTCCCAGCAGAGTGCGCCGCACGCAGAGGCTCCAGTAGCACCAGCGAGGAAGACGAGGACGCCGAGACGAAGGCCAGCCCGGGGGTGGTTCGGAGGCGCAGGCTGAGGAGGAACACGGCTGGTTCAGAGCCGGAGAAAGAGCAG gatggAGATGGTCATGAGGATGAGGTGGAGGTGGAAGCTGAGGAGCAGAGAGAAGCTCGCGTCCAACATCAGCGACAGAACAGCGGAACCCTGAACAAGTGCATCCTCCTCGCCCTCGTCATAGCCATCAGCATGGGCTTCGGGCATTTCTACG GCACGGTGCAGATCCAGGAGAGGCAGCGGCTGGTGGTGAAAACTCGAGTGAACGAGCTGAGCGACATCAGCAGG GCTCAGAGGCAAGATTTACTCGCACAGCTTCAGCAGGCCAAGAGCGAGATGGATTCCCGTCAGAAGCAACTTGCCTCGGAGAACCGGGCTTTGAAGAGCACTCTGGAACGAGAGGAGGCATCTCTCTCGGCACTGCAGGACGAGCTCCGGTATCTCCGGTCTCAGATCCGCGAGCTCGAGGAGCAAGGAGCTGGCGCTGACTCAATCCTCTCTGAGAACCAGCGCCTAAAGGACCACCTCCTAGAGGAGAAGCAGAGGATCCGGAGCTTCCTCAGCCAGAAGGAGGCACTGATGGTGAAGGTTCAGGTGCTTCGGAAGGAGCTTGATATGGAGAGGAAAGTGACGGATAAGCTGAAGGAGGAGCTGGAAGAGATGAGTCAGCGAGATACTGGGATGCGAAGGGAAGGAGAGGTTGATGTCGAAACTGAGGGACTCCAGGTTCGACTTCGGGAACTGGAGAAGAAGCTTAGCTTTGAGCAGCAGCGTTCCGACCTGTGGGAGCGACTGTACGTGGAGTCAAAGGAAGACCAAGCCAAAGGGGACACTCAACCCAAGACCAGGAAATCCAAAGAAGGCATGCTCGGGAAGGTCAAGGAGACGTTTGATGCGGTGAAGAACTCAACCAAGGAGTTTGTTCACCACCACAAGGAGCAGATCAAGAAAGCCAAGGAAGCCGTCAAGGAGAACCTTAGGAAGTTTTCAGACTCTGTCAAATCTACGTTTAGGCATTTGAAGGACTCCACATCAAATGTATTAGGGAGAATCCGAAGGCCACAGGACAAAAGATTCAACGAGAGGAAGGATGCAAAAACGGAACAGCAAGGATTTCAGCAAGAGAGTTTCAAAGAACAGCAGAACAAACGTTCAGAGGAAGAACACTGGCAGCACCACCGGCCCCTTCACCAGCATCCTCGGAAATCCACAGTGGACTCCTCCTTCCAGGCAGACCGCAACACGCGCAAGCCAGGTGCCCAGAAGCAGCAACGGTCTACGGCATGCAAAGCTATGCCTAAAGGATGCACTGGCGTCTTTGACTGCGCCTACCAAGAATCCATGAGCCTCTTTAACAAGGCCATGGAGCCCATAAGAGCGGACGAGTTCCACCAGCTCCTGCGAAGCTACCTGCAGCAAGAAGTGGGTCATTTCCATCACTGGAGGGAGCTTGATAGCTTCATCAACAGGTTCTTCCAGAACGGACTCTTTATTCACGATCAGATGCTGTTCACGGACTTCGTCAGCGGAGTAGAAGACTACCTGGTGGACATGGACGAGTACCAGGACGGGGATGACGACGTTTTTGAGGATCTGGATGATTACGTATATAAGCACTTCTTCGGAGAGACGTACTCGGAACCGAATGCTCCAAG TCGACCTTTTGAAGGCCCAGGGTCGAAGGTCAAACCGGAGCGGGAGTGCCAACAACATCAGCAGCAGCGAAAGCACCAGCATTCGCGTACTCTGCCTCCTCGAGACAGGAAGTGGGCCCGGTCGGGGCGCAGCTCTGACAGACACTTTGCAGACGTCAAAATAGAGCTCGGGCCCATGCCGTTCGATCCGAAATACTAG
- the ccpg1 gene encoding cell cycle progression protein 1 isoform X2 produces MSESSSDTESSCGWTVISNEGSDIETLGPDIVTDYDPEEAAGASAPEQPVSLQDADAEAVEQSSLDVTIKELETALEAEPGQQVGKEAGLEDHVHLCSSSDHSDIVTLGDAREAELGVWEEPVAREDEETGNEELYLGTSSSSQYTFSAAETKCAARRGSSSTSEEDEDAETKASPGVVRRRRLRRNTAGSEPEKEQDGDGHEDEVEVEAEEQREARVQHQRQNSGTLNKCILLALVIAISMGFGHFYGTVQIQERQRLVVKTRVNELSDISRDAVESLKDELEEKQDMVMSLTGIMDKITKENQHLRAREAELQAQRQDLLAQLQQAKSEMDSRQKQLASENRALKSTLEREEASLSALQDELRYLRSQIRELEEQGAGADSILSENQRLKDHLLEEKQRIRSFLSQKEALMVKVQVLRKELDMERKVTDKLKEELEEMSQRDTGMRREGEVDVETEGLQVRLRELEKKLSFEQQRSDLWERLYVESKEDQAKGDTQPKTRKSKEGMLGKVKETFDAVKNSTKEFVHHHKEQIKKAKEAVKENLRKFSDSVKSTFRHLKDSTSNVLGRIRRPQDKRFNERKDAKTEQQGFQQESFKEQQNKRSEEEHWQHHRPLHQHPRKSTVDSSFQADRNTRKPGAQKQQRSTACKAMPKGCTGVFDCAYQESMSLFNKAMEPIRADEFHQLLRSYLQQEVGHFHHWRELDSFINRFFQNGLFIHDQMLFTDFVSGVEDYLVDMDEYQDGDDDVFEDLDDYVYKHFFGETYSEPNAPSRPFEGPGSKVKPERECQQHQQQRKHQHSRTLPPRDRKWARSGRSSDRHFADVKIELGPMPFDPKY; encoded by the exons ATGTCGGAAAGCTCGAGTGACACTGAGTCCTCGTGCGGATGGACCGTCATCAGCAACGAG GGCTCGGATATCGAGACTCTGGGACCCGACATCGTGACGGATTATGATCCAGAAGAGGCAGCTGGAGCTTCTGCGCCAGAGCAGCCCGTTTCTTTACAAG ACGCGGACGCGGAGGCGGTGGAACAATCCTCTTTGGACGTCACGATTAAGGAGTTAGAGACGGCGCTGGAAGCCGAGCCCGGGCAACAG gtgggaaAGGAGGCGGGTCTAGAGGACCATGTGCATCTCTGCTCTTCCAGCGATCACTCTGACATCGTCACCCTTGGCGACGCCAGGGAGGCGGAGCTCGGGGTGTGGGAGGAGCCTGTTGCTAGGGAGGACGAGGAAACGGGGAACGAGGAGCTCTACTTGGGGACGTCGTCAAGCAGCCAGTACACGTTCAGTGCTGCAGAGACGA AGTGCGCCGCACGCAGAGGCTCCAGTAGCACCAGCGAGGAAGACGAGGACGCCGAGACGAAGGCCAGCCCGGGGGTGGTTCGGAGGCGCAGGCTGAGGAGGAACACGGCTGGTTCAGAGCCGGAGAAAGAGCAG gatggAGATGGTCATGAGGATGAGGTGGAGGTGGAAGCTGAGGAGCAGAGAGAAGCTCGCGTCCAACATCAGCGACAGAACAGCGGAACCCTGAACAAGTGCATCCTCCTCGCCCTCGTCATAGCCATCAGCATGGGCTTCGGGCATTTCTACG GCACGGTGCAGATCCAGGAGAGGCAGCGGCTGGTGGTGAAAACTCGAGTGAACGAGCTGAGCGACATCAGCAGG GATGCAGTTGAGAGTCTGAAGGATGAGCTAGAGGAGAAGCAAGACATGGTGATGTCCCTGACAGGCATTATGGATAAGATTACCAAGGAGAATCAGCATCTCAGAGCCAGAGAGGCTGAACTACAG GCTCAGAGGCAAGATTTACTCGCACAGCTTCAGCAGGCCAAGAGCGAGATGGATTCCCGTCAGAAGCAACTTGCCTCGGAGAACCGGGCTTTGAAGAGCACTCTGGAACGAGAGGAGGCATCTCTCTCGGCACTGCAGGACGAGCTCCGGTATCTCCGGTCTCAGATCCGCGAGCTCGAGGAGCAAGGAGCTGGCGCTGACTCAATCCTCTCTGAGAACCAGCGCCTAAAGGACCACCTCCTAGAGGAGAAGCAGAGGATCCGGAGCTTCCTCAGCCAGAAGGAGGCACTGATGGTGAAGGTTCAGGTGCTTCGGAAGGAGCTTGATATGGAGAGGAAAGTGACGGATAAGCTGAAGGAGGAGCTGGAAGAGATGAGTCAGCGAGATACTGGGATGCGAAGGGAAGGAGAGGTTGATGTCGAAACTGAGGGACTCCAGGTTCGACTTCGGGAACTGGAGAAGAAGCTTAGCTTTGAGCAGCAGCGTTCCGACCTGTGGGAGCGACTGTACGTGGAGTCAAAGGAAGACCAAGCCAAAGGGGACACTCAACCCAAGACCAGGAAATCCAAAGAAGGCATGCTCGGGAAGGTCAAGGAGACGTTTGATGCGGTGAAGAACTCAACCAAGGAGTTTGTTCACCACCACAAGGAGCAGATCAAGAAAGCCAAGGAAGCCGTCAAGGAGAACCTTAGGAAGTTTTCAGACTCTGTCAAATCTACGTTTAGGCATTTGAAGGACTCCACATCAAATGTATTAGGGAGAATCCGAAGGCCACAGGACAAAAGATTCAACGAGAGGAAGGATGCAAAAACGGAACAGCAAGGATTTCAGCAAGAGAGTTTCAAAGAACAGCAGAACAAACGTTCAGAGGAAGAACACTGGCAGCACCACCGGCCCCTTCACCAGCATCCTCGGAAATCCACAGTGGACTCCTCCTTCCAGGCAGACCGCAACACGCGCAAGCCAGGTGCCCAGAAGCAGCAACGGTCTACGGCATGCAAAGCTATGCCTAAAGGATGCACTGGCGTCTTTGACTGCGCCTACCAAGAATCCATGAGCCTCTTTAACAAGGCCATGGAGCCCATAAGAGCGGACGAGTTCCACCAGCTCCTGCGAAGCTACCTGCAGCAAGAAGTGGGTCATTTCCATCACTGGAGGGAGCTTGATAGCTTCATCAACAGGTTCTTCCAGAACGGACTCTTTATTCACGATCAGATGCTGTTCACGGACTTCGTCAGCGGAGTAGAAGACTACCTGGTGGACATGGACGAGTACCAGGACGGGGATGACGACGTTTTTGAGGATCTGGATGATTACGTATATAAGCACTTCTTCGGAGAGACGTACTCGGAACCGAATGCTCCAAG TCGACCTTTTGAAGGCCCAGGGTCGAAGGTCAAACCGGAGCGGGAGTGCCAACAACATCAGCAGCAGCGAAAGCACCAGCATTCGCGTACTCTGCCTCCTCGAGACAGGAAGTGGGCCCGGTCGGGGCGCAGCTCTGACAGACACTTTGCAGACGTCAAAATAGAGCTCGGGCCCATGCCGTTCGATCCGAAATACTAG
- the ccpg1 gene encoding cell cycle progression protein 1 isoform X5 yields the protein MSESSSDTESSCGWTVISNEGSDIETLGPDIVTDYDPEEAAGASAPEQPVSLQDADAEAVEQSSLDVTIKELETALEAEPGQQVGKEAGLEDHVHLCSSSDHSDIVTLGDAREAELGVWEEPVAREDEETGNEELYLGTSSSSQYTFSAAETIFPAECAARRGSSSTSEEDEDAETKASPGVVRRRRLRRNTAGSEPEKEQDGDGHEDEVEVEAEEQREARVQHQRQNSGTLNKCILLALVIAISMGFGHFYGTVQIQERQRLVVKTRVNELSDISRDAVESLKDELEEKQDMVMSLTGIMDKITKENQHLRAREAELQAQRQDLLAQLQQAKSEMDSRQKQLASENRALKSTLEREEASLSALQDELRYLRSQIRELEEQGAGADSILSENQRLKDHLLEEKQRIRSFLSQKEALMVKVQVLRKELDMERKVTDKLKEELEEMSQRDTGMRREGEVDVETEGLQVRLRELEKKLSFEQQRSDLWERLYVESKEDQAKGDTQPKTRKSKEGMLGKVKETFDAVKNSTKEFVHHHKEQIKKAKEAVKENLRKFSDSVKSTFRHLKDSTSNVLGRIRRPQDKRFNERKDAKTEQQGFQQESFKEQQNKRSEEEHWQHHRPLHQHPRKSTVDSSFQADRNTRKPGAQKQQRSTACKAMPKGCTGVFDCAYQESMSLFNKAMEPIRADEFHQLLRSYLQQEVGHFHHWRELDSFINRFFQNGLFIHDQMLFTDFVSGVEDYLVDMDEYQDGDDDVFEDLDDYVYKHFFGETYSEPNAPRSETQ from the exons ATGTCGGAAAGCTCGAGTGACACTGAGTCCTCGTGCGGATGGACCGTCATCAGCAACGAG GGCTCGGATATCGAGACTCTGGGACCCGACATCGTGACGGATTATGATCCAGAAGAGGCAGCTGGAGCTTCTGCGCCAGAGCAGCCCGTTTCTTTACAAG ACGCGGACGCGGAGGCGGTGGAACAATCCTCTTTGGACGTCACGATTAAGGAGTTAGAGACGGCGCTGGAAGCCGAGCCCGGGCAACAG gtgggaaAGGAGGCGGGTCTAGAGGACCATGTGCATCTCTGCTCTTCCAGCGATCACTCTGACATCGTCACCCTTGGCGACGCCAGGGAGGCGGAGCTCGGGGTGTGGGAGGAGCCTGTTGCTAGGGAGGACGAGGAAACGGGGAACGAGGAGCTCTACTTGGGGACGTCGTCAAGCAGCCAGTACACGTTCAGTGCTGCAGAGACGA TTTTCCCAGCAGAGTGCGCCGCACGCAGAGGCTCCAGTAGCACCAGCGAGGAAGACGAGGACGCCGAGACGAAGGCCAGCCCGGGGGTGGTTCGGAGGCGCAGGCTGAGGAGGAACACGGCTGGTTCAGAGCCGGAGAAAGAGCAG gatggAGATGGTCATGAGGATGAGGTGGAGGTGGAAGCTGAGGAGCAGAGAGAAGCTCGCGTCCAACATCAGCGACAGAACAGCGGAACCCTGAACAAGTGCATCCTCCTCGCCCTCGTCATAGCCATCAGCATGGGCTTCGGGCATTTCTACG GCACGGTGCAGATCCAGGAGAGGCAGCGGCTGGTGGTGAAAACTCGAGTGAACGAGCTGAGCGACATCAGCAGG GATGCAGTTGAGAGTCTGAAGGATGAGCTAGAGGAGAAGCAAGACATGGTGATGTCCCTGACAGGCATTATGGATAAGATTACCAAGGAGAATCAGCATCTCAGAGCCAGAGAGGCTGAACTACAG GCTCAGAGGCAAGATTTACTCGCACAGCTTCAGCAGGCCAAGAGCGAGATGGATTCCCGTCAGAAGCAACTTGCCTCGGAGAACCGGGCTTTGAAGAGCACTCTGGAACGAGAGGAGGCATCTCTCTCGGCACTGCAGGACGAGCTCCGGTATCTCCGGTCTCAGATCCGCGAGCTCGAGGAGCAAGGAGCTGGCGCTGACTCAATCCTCTCTGAGAACCAGCGCCTAAAGGACCACCTCCTAGAGGAGAAGCAGAGGATCCGGAGCTTCCTCAGCCAGAAGGAGGCACTGATGGTGAAGGTTCAGGTGCTTCGGAAGGAGCTTGATATGGAGAGGAAAGTGACGGATAAGCTGAAGGAGGAGCTGGAAGAGATGAGTCAGCGAGATACTGGGATGCGAAGGGAAGGAGAGGTTGATGTCGAAACTGAGGGACTCCAGGTTCGACTTCGGGAACTGGAGAAGAAGCTTAGCTTTGAGCAGCAGCGTTCCGACCTGTGGGAGCGACTGTACGTGGAGTCAAAGGAAGACCAAGCCAAAGGGGACACTCAACCCAAGACCAGGAAATCCAAAGAAGGCATGCTCGGGAAGGTCAAGGAGACGTTTGATGCGGTGAAGAACTCAACCAAGGAGTTTGTTCACCACCACAAGGAGCAGATCAAGAAAGCCAAGGAAGCCGTCAAGGAGAACCTTAGGAAGTTTTCAGACTCTGTCAAATCTACGTTTAGGCATTTGAAGGACTCCACATCAAATGTATTAGGGAGAATCCGAAGGCCACAGGACAAAAGATTCAACGAGAGGAAGGATGCAAAAACGGAACAGCAAGGATTTCAGCAAGAGAGTTTCAAAGAACAGCAGAACAAACGTTCAGAGGAAGAACACTGGCAGCACCACCGGCCCCTTCACCAGCATCCTCGGAAATCCACAGTGGACTCCTCCTTCCAGGCAGACCGCAACACGCGCAAGCCAGGTGCCCAGAAGCAGCAACGGTCTACGGCATGCAAAGCTATGCCTAAAGGATGCACTGGCGTCTTTGACTGCGCCTACCAAGAATCCATGAGCCTCTTTAACAAGGCCATGGAGCCCATAAGAGCGGACGAGTTCCACCAGCTCCTGCGAAGCTACCTGCAGCAAGAAGTGGGTCATTTCCATCACTGGAGGGAGCTTGATAGCTTCATCAACAGGTTCTTCCAGAACGGACTCTTTATTCACGATCAGATGCTGTTCACGGACTTCGTCAGCGGAGTAGAAGACTACCTGGTGGACATGGACGAGTACCAGGACGGGGATGACGACGTTTTTGAGGATCTGGATGATTACGTATATAAGCACTTCTTCGGAGAGACGTACTCGGAACCGAATGCTCCAAG GTCTGAGACACAGTAG